A single genomic interval of Pyruvatibacter sp. HU-CL02332 harbors:
- a CDS encoding LptA/OstA family protein, with translation MKKISDLSRLLPAACFAFVVAIGGAALMPKAVAQEAASGTSDGFTDDPGEPIEVVSDTAEWKRAESVAIFTGRVDAVQGTMRLRADKVFVHYVQKEKAEGEAKAEPVKEDVPEGFEGDPEPGPAPGQSITKIDAKGNVIITDIDGQTAVGDWALYDMKKREIYMGDTVVLTQGENVIRGQKLVMNLDTGQTVVDAGTAGAEGSQGGRVRSVFVPADEGEGG, from the coding sequence ATGAAGAAGATATCAGACCTAAGCCGGCTTCTGCCCGCAGCATGTTTTGCCTTTGTGGTAGCCATTGGCGGCGCTGCTCTCATGCCCAAGGCTGTCGCCCAGGAAGCTGCATCAGGCACCAGCGATGGATTTACGGATGATCCCGGTGAACCCATCGAAGTCGTCTCTGACACCGCAGAATGGAAGCGTGCTGAAAGTGTCGCGATCTTCACCGGCAGGGTGGACGCCGTGCAGGGCACCATGCGGCTGCGCGCCGACAAGGTCTTCGTGCACTATGTGCAAAAAGAAAAAGCCGAAGGCGAGGCCAAGGCTGAACCGGTCAAGGAAGACGTGCCGGAAGGGTTTGAGGGCGATCCTGAGCCCGGGCCCGCCCCCGGCCAGAGCATCACCAAGATTGATGCCAAGGGAAACGTCATCATCACCGACATTGATGGTCAGACGGCGGTGGGTGACTGGGCGCTCTATGACATGAAGAAGCGTGAGATCTATATGGGCGACACCGTCGTGCTCACCCAGGGTGAAAACGTCATTCGCGGCCAGAAGCTGGTGATGAATCTGGATACGGGCCAGACGGTTGTGGACGCAGGCACAGCAGGCGCTGAAGGCAGCCAGGGTGGGCGTGTACGCTCGGTTTTCGTCCCGGCTGACGAGGGAGAAGGCGGCTGA
- the lptB gene encoding LPS export ABC transporter ATP-binding protein, with the protein MTGMNGDTTGQTSNATEPSGGPRLVAASSGLIIEGIGKSFNKRPVVRGVSMNVERGEAVGLLGPNGAGKTTCFYMIAGLIEADYGSVELDGVDISKLPMYRRARMGIGYLPQEASIFRGLTVEENIRAVIELVESDHGRRENMLDELLAEFSITHLRRTPSVALSGGERRRVEIARAMAAQPNYMLLDEPFAGIDPIATGDIHELVSHLKDRGIGVLITDHNVRETLELIDRAYIIHDGRLLLEGLPSEIVGNEDVRRLYLGERFSL; encoded by the coding sequence ATGACCGGTATGAACGGGGACACCACAGGACAGACATCGAATGCCACGGAGCCATCCGGCGGCCCGCGTCTTGTTGCGGCATCGTCCGGGCTGATCATTGAAGGCATCGGAAAGAGCTTCAATAAGCGCCCTGTTGTGCGTGGCGTGTCCATGAATGTGGAGCGTGGCGAGGCCGTGGGTCTTCTGGGACCAAACGGTGCCGGTAAAACCACCTGCTTTTACATGATCGCCGGGCTGATTGAGGCGGATTATGGCTCCGTTGAGCTGGACGGCGTCGATATCTCCAAGCTGCCTATGTATCGCCGCGCCCGCATGGGCATCGGCTACCTGCCGCAGGAAGCATCCATCTTCCGTGGTCTGACGGTTGAAGAAAACATTCGTGCGGTCATCGAGCTTGTGGAAAGCGACCATGGCCGCCGCGAGAACATGCTGGATGAGTTGCTGGCGGAATTCTCGATTACCCATCTCCGCCGCACACCATCGGTTGCGTTGTCAGGCGGTGAGCGCCGCCGCGTGGAAATTGCCCGCGCCATGGCTGCTCAGCCAAACTACATGCTGCTCGATGAGCCGTTTGCAGGCATTGATCCTATCGCGACTGGTGACATCCACGAGCTTGTAAGCCACCTCAAGGACCGTGGCATCGGCGTGTTGATCACCGACCATAATGTGCGTGAGACCCTTGAGCTGATCGACCGCGCATACATCATTCATGACGGGCGCCTTCTGCTTGAAGGCCTGCCCTCCGAGATTGTTGGCAACGAAGATGTTCGTCGCCTGTATCTCGGCGAGCGCTTTTCGCTGTAA